A stretch of Salvelinus namaycush isolate Seneca chromosome 42, SaNama_1.0, whole genome shotgun sequence DNA encodes these proteins:
- the LOC120035191 gene encoding zinc finger protein 587-like: MECHLKTHYKMEYKCRICQSVWCDQPALERHVREHRLGNHYKCEQCGYLSKTANKLIEHVRVHTGERPFHCDRCGYSCKRKDNLNLHKKLKHAPRQTFGCTECPFTTTHPFIFSRHLKKHQGGGEGEEAGEEEFQAQLGGSLVGSLRGEEPFLLGALQSVALSLITGKQHHRQQELPPPAQRYLTATTTNGGGPSLFFPSPRHVYEQLGNCERAHLIPLTTLFTHRHRSTFHSPLSRLQRPPSSSPLFLSSTPSPPSPTSLKHSFLAYLGLGLTERAKTV; the protein is encoded by the exons ATGGAGTGCCACCTGAAGACCCATTACAAGATGGAGTACAAGTGTCGCATCTGCCAGTCGGTGTGGTGCGACCAGCCCGCGCTGGAGAGGCACGTGCGCGAGCATCGCCTCGGCAACCACTACAAGTGTGAGCAGTGCGGCTACCTGTCCAAGACGGCCAACAAGCTGATCGAGCACGTGCGCGTGCACACGGGCGAGCGGCCCTTCCACTGCGACCGCTGCGGCTACAGCTGCAAGCGCAAGGACAACCTGAACCTGCACAAGAAGCTGAAGCATGCCCCGCGCCAGACCTTCGGCTGCACGGAGTGCCCCTTCACCACCACCCACCCCTTCATCTTCAGCCGCCACCTCAAGAAGCACCAGGGtggaggggaaggggaggaggcCGGCGAGGAGGAGTTCCAGGCCCAGCTAGGGGGCTCTCTGGTGGGGTCTCTGCGGGGCGAGGAGCCCTTCCTCCTGGGG GCCCTGCAGTCTGTCGCCCTGTCACTCATCACAGGGAAACAACACCACCGTCAACAGGAACTCCCGCCCCCAGCCCAGCGTTACCTGACAGCGACCACAACCAATGGCGGAGgcccctccctcttcttcccctccccaCGCCACGTCTACGAGCAGTTGGGAAACTGCGAGCGGGCGCACCTGATCCCCCTCACAACCCTGTTCACCCACCGCCACCGCTCCACATTCCACTCGCCCCTCTCCAGACTCCAGAGGccgccctcctcctccccccttttcctctcctccaccccctctcctccctcgccCACCTCACTCAAACACTCCTTCCTGGCTTACCTAGGACTGGGACTGACGGAGAGAGCCAAGACTGTGTga